The proteins below are encoded in one region of Sinorhizobium meliloti:
- a CDS encoding tripartite tricarboxylate transporter permease, giving the protein MENIGLLIDGFGHILSWNHILLMIVGVTLGILVGVLPGLGAPNGVSLLLPLTFSMDPISAIILLSCMYWGALFGGSTTSILFNIPGEPSSVATTFDGYPMARAGHASRALTLAFVSAGLGALAGVVMITLLSGWVANFALKFSSPEYFAVYFLAFASFISMGAQSPFKTLVSMMLGFALASIGMDTISGNLRLTFDIPELIKGVSFLIAVMGLFGIGELLLTTEEGLRFEGIKARVRLSEIGRTLIEIPRYWLTIARSTIIGIWMGITPAGPTAASFMSYGVARRSARDKSMFGKGDPRGIVAPETADHSAGTSALLPMLALGVPGSATAAVMMGGLMIWGLTPGPMLFTDRPDFVWGLIASMYLGNVVAVFLVIATVPLYASILRVPFSIIGPIIVAVIFSGAYQVANSVSDIFMVIGFGLLGYVFKKLDYPLAPLVLAMVLGDKAEDAFRQSMLMSGGSLDIFWSNGLVSALMAVALALLLSPLFFWLIGTLRKRKNEVAASSGDGNAAA; this is encoded by the coding sequence ATGGAAAATATCGGTCTTCTGATCGATGGCTTCGGCCACATCCTCAGCTGGAACCACATCCTGCTGATGATCGTCGGCGTGACGCTCGGCATCCTCGTCGGCGTGCTGCCGGGCCTCGGTGCGCCGAACGGTGTGTCGCTGCTCCTGCCGCTGACCTTCTCCATGGACCCGATCTCGGCGATCATCCTCCTGTCCTGCATGTATTGGGGCGCGCTTTTCGGCGGCTCGACCACGTCGATCCTCTTCAACATTCCGGGCGAGCCCTCCTCGGTCGCCACGACATTCGACGGCTATCCCATGGCGAGAGCCGGCCATGCGAGCCGGGCGCTCACGCTCGCCTTCGTTTCGGCCGGCCTCGGCGCGCTTGCCGGCGTCGTCATGATCACGCTGCTTTCGGGCTGGGTGGCGAACTTTGCACTCAAATTCTCCTCGCCCGAATATTTCGCCGTCTACTTCCTCGCCTTTGCGAGCTTCATCTCGATGGGCGCGCAGTCGCCCTTCAAGACGCTCGTCTCGATGATGCTCGGCTTTGCGCTCGCCTCGATCGGCATGGATACGATATCCGGCAATCTGAGGCTCACCTTCGACATTCCCGAACTGATCAAGGGCGTGAGCTTCCTGATTGCCGTCATGGGACTCTTCGGCATCGGCGAACTCCTGCTGACGACGGAAGAGGGGCTGCGCTTCGAAGGCATCAAGGCTCGGGTGCGTCTCTCCGAGATCGGCAGGACGCTGATCGAGATCCCGCGCTACTGGCTGACGATCGCCCGCTCGACGATCATCGGCATCTGGATGGGGATCACGCCGGCCGGCCCGACCGCCGCCTCCTTCATGAGCTATGGCGTCGCCCGGCGCTCGGCGCGCGACAAGTCGATGTTCGGCAAGGGCGATCCGCGCGGCATCGTCGCGCCGGAGACGGCCGACCATTCCGCCGGCACATCGGCCCTGCTGCCGATGCTGGCGCTCGGCGTCCCGGGTTCCGCCACCGCCGCGGTGATGATGGGCGGGTTGATGATCTGGGGCCTGACGCCCGGCCCGATGCTCTTCACCGATCGCCCGGACTTCGTCTGGGGTCTGATCGCCTCCATGTATCTCGGCAATGTCGTCGCCGTCTTCCTCGTGATCGCGACGGTGCCGCTTTACGCCTCGATCCTGCGCGTGCCGTTCTCGATCATCGGACCGATCATCGTCGCGGTGATCTTCTCGGGGGCCTACCAGGTCGCGAACTCCGTCTCGGACATCTTCATGGTGATCGGCTTCGGTCTCCTCGGCTATGTGTTCAAGAAGCTCGACTACCCGCTGGCGCCGCTGGTTCTCGCCATGGTGCTCGGCGACAAGGCGGAAGACGCCTTCCGCCAGTCGATGCTGATGTCGGGCGGCAGCCTCGACATCTTCTGGTCGAACGGCCTTGTCTCCGCCCTGATGGCCGTCGCCCTTGCGCTGCTTCTGTCGCCGCTCTTCTTCTGGCTGATCGGCACATTGCGCAAGCGCAAGAACGAGGTTGCCGCTTCGAGCGGCGACGGCAACGCGGCGGCCTGA
- a CDS encoding tripartite tricarboxylate transporter TctB family protein: MGPREEDAGRTASILGLSNAHSLLGKVTIMSEKSANGVSRFAVELGVAALTGAFGIAVCYGSLDIGAGWTDMGPDAGYFPFYIGLLIVLGSLANIGHAFFKHRGTGEVFLDGARARVVASFLLPVAAFAAVSAWLGLYVGTALYIAATMLFQGRYKWWIAIPAGLGVSIFFFIVFEIGFQVPLLKGPVEAWFGIY; this comes from the coding sequence TTGGGACCCAGGGAAGAGGATGCGGGCAGAACCGCATCCATCCTCGGCCTCTCGAACGCCCATTCTCTGCTCGGAAAGGTCACGATCATGAGTGAGAAAAGTGCGAATGGGGTCAGCCGTTTTGCGGTGGAACTCGGCGTCGCCGCGCTGACCGGTGCCTTCGGCATCGCTGTCTGCTACGGCTCCCTCGACATCGGTGCGGGCTGGACAGATATGGGTCCGGATGCAGGCTATTTCCCCTTCTATATCGGCCTGCTCATCGTTCTCGGCAGCCTCGCCAATATCGGGCACGCATTTTTCAAGCATCGCGGTACGGGCGAGGTCTTCCTCGACGGCGCCCGCGCCAGAGTGGTCGCCTCTTTCCTGCTACCGGTTGCGGCCTTCGCCGCCGTTTCCGCCTGGCTGGGGCTCTATGTCGGAACGGCGCTCTACATCGCCGCGACGATGCTCTTCCAGGGGCGCTACAAATGGTGGATCGCGATCCCCGCAGGACTCGGGGTCTCGATCTTCTTTTTCATCGTTTTCGAAATCGGCTTCCAGGTTCCGCTGCTGAAGGGACCGGTCGAGGCCTGGTTCGGAATCTACTGA
- a CDS encoding tripartite tricarboxylate transporter substrate binding protein, with protein sequence MKKSVSIAVIAAAAFGLAAPASAFEPNRPVEFVVTAGPGGGTDIFARTIQAIIGKYELMKAPVVVTNKGSAGGAEGFVYTAGYKGDPYKLAFGTNNAYLLPVRAKVPYTSEDLTPVASLASDEFVLWVNGKADYATAADFVAKAKEGGLKIGGSQSKDADQILTSMINDATGAKINYIPFKSGGEAAVQLAGEHLDANVNNPSENLGQWQAGMIKPLCVFKSAKFTSDAKVAGDKAWSDIPTCKEAGIPIENYSMPRTVWLPAGVEPEVVQFYADVLRKVSETPEWAKYLADSSQSPGYVTGDELKAVIEKDGATVGEVLKREGWLAN encoded by the coding sequence ATGAAAAAATCCGTCTCCATCGCAGTAATCGCGGCCGCCGCTTTCGGCCTTGCCGCGCCGGCATCGGCCTTCGAGCCGAACCGCCCGGTCGAATTCGTCGTCACCGCCGGCCCCGGCGGCGGTACCGATATCTTCGCGCGCACCATCCAGGCGATCATCGGCAAGTACGAGCTGATGAAGGCACCGGTCGTCGTCACCAACAAGGGCAGCGCCGGCGGCGCGGAAGGCTTCGTCTACACGGCTGGCTACAAGGGCGATCCCTACAAGCTCGCCTTCGGCACCAACAATGCCTACCTGCTGCCGGTCCGCGCCAAGGTGCCCTATACGTCCGAGGACCTGACGCCGGTCGCCTCGCTCGCGTCCGACGAGTTCGTGCTTTGGGTCAATGGCAAGGCGGACTACGCGACGGCTGCCGATTTCGTGGCCAAGGCGAAGGAAGGCGGCCTGAAGATCGGCGGCAGCCAGTCCAAGGACGCCGACCAGATCCTGACCTCGATGATCAACGACGCAACCGGCGCCAAGATCAACTACATCCCCTTCAAGAGCGGCGGCGAGGCGGCCGTTCAGCTTGCCGGCGAGCACCTCGACGCCAATGTCAACAATCCGAGCGAGAACCTCGGTCAATGGCAGGCCGGCATGATCAAGCCACTCTGCGTCTTCAAGAGCGCGAAGTTCACGAGCGACGCCAAGGTCGCCGGCGACAAGGCCTGGAGCGATATCCCGACCTGCAAGGAAGCCGGCATTCCGATCGAAAACTACTCGATGCCGCGCACCGTCTGGCTGCCGGCCGGCGTCGAACCTGAGGTCGTCCAGTTCTATGCGGATGTCCTGCGCAAGGTTTCCGAGACGCCGGAATGGGCGAAATATCTCGCCGACAGCTCGCAGTCTCCCGGCTATGTGACCGGCGACGAACTCAAAGCCGTCATCGAAAAGGATGGCGCGACGGTCGGCGAAGTGCTGAAGCGCGAAGGCTGGCTCGCCAACTAA
- a CDS encoding 4-hydroxythreonine-4-phosphate dehydrogenase PdxA, translating into MTTSGADGTKERRPVIALAMGDPAGISPELTARLLALSDIRDAAHIIAIGDRRILDEGARVAGVTLDLEAASLDALDNAGTARHVFVDLAHLDPADVVRGEATLAGGTFATRNFRTALELAHAGKADAVCFTPFNKKAMRFAYPGYDDEIRFVADVLSFTGKVREFNVLEKVWNARVTSHIPLKDVASHLSVDAILAELKLTQACLKDAGYEEAKIAVAGLNPHAGDGGSFGMEEIDIIEPAVEKARALGFNVEGPFPADTVFLRALKEGFNAVMTMYHDQGQIAMKIIGFDKGVTMMGGLPFPLCTPAHGTAYDIAGKGIADIGATREAILLAARMAKKKRALSAAA; encoded by the coding sequence ATGACGACATCAGGAGCGGACGGAACGAAGGAGCGGCGCCCTGTGATTGCGCTGGCCATGGGCGACCCCGCGGGAATCAGCCCGGAACTGACGGCGCGGCTGCTGGCCCTTTCCGACATCCGCGACGCGGCGCACATCATCGCCATCGGCGATCGCCGCATCCTCGACGAGGGCGCCCGGGTGGCCGGCGTCACGCTGGATCTGGAAGCCGCTTCGCTCGACGCGCTCGACAACGCCGGCACCGCCCGCCACGTCTTCGTGGATCTCGCCCATCTCGATCCGGCCGATGTGGTGCGCGGCGAGGCGACGCTGGCCGGCGGCACCTTCGCCACACGCAATTTCCGCACCGCGCTCGAACTCGCCCATGCGGGCAAGGCCGATGCCGTCTGCTTCACGCCCTTCAACAAGAAGGCGATGCGCTTTGCCTATCCCGGCTATGACGACGAGATCCGCTTCGTCGCCGACGTGCTTTCCTTCACCGGAAAAGTTCGTGAATTCAATGTTCTCGAAAAGGTGTGGAACGCGCGGGTGACGTCGCATATCCCGCTCAAGGACGTGGCATCCCACCTGTCGGTGGACGCGATCCTTGCCGAACTCAAACTGACGCAGGCCTGCCTCAAGGATGCCGGCTACGAGGAGGCGAAGATCGCAGTTGCGGGACTCAATCCGCATGCCGGCGACGGCGGCAGCTTCGGCATGGAAGAGATCGACATCATCGAGCCGGCGGTCGAGAAGGCCAGGGCGCTCGGCTTTAATGTCGAGGGGCCGTTCCCGGCCGATACGGTCTTCCTCCGGGCGCTGAAGGAAGGCTTCAACGCGGTGATGACCATGTATCACGATCAGGGTCAGATCGCCATGAAGATCATCGGCTTCGACAAGGGTGTGACGATGATGGGCGGACTGCCGTTCCCGCTCTGCACGCCCGCCCACGGCACCGCCTACGACATCGCCGGCAAGGGTATCGCCGATATAGGCGCAACACGCGAGGCGATCCTGCTTGCAGCCCGCATGGCGAAGAAAAAGAGGGCGCTTTCGGCTGCTGCCTGA
- a CDS encoding GntR family transcriptional regulator, with amino-acid sequence MNEIKSLEQRPIGGPGPIRRTALHDTLVSHLRDMIIEGDLPPGTRLHEGQLGEQLGVSRTPLREAIKYLASEGLVELVPSRGAVVKRFSAKDVRDMLTVLQTLEELAGRLACETATDAEIAEVRALHDEMVRRYEAGDRMQYYKLNQDIHSAIARLSGNAALADMHAMLQTRLKRIRFIGHEGPEKWAAAVAEHQEMIAALEARDKARLSEVLGLHLTRAWERVRDAV; translated from the coding sequence ATGAACGAAATCAAATCACTGGAGCAGCGGCCCATAGGCGGCCCGGGACCCATCCGGCGCACCGCACTGCACGACACGCTGGTCAGCCATCTGCGCGACATGATCATCGAGGGCGACCTTCCGCCAGGAACCCGTCTGCACGAGGGGCAACTGGGCGAGCAGCTCGGCGTATCGCGCACGCCGCTGCGCGAGGCGATCAAGTATCTTGCGAGCGAAGGCCTGGTGGAGCTCGTCCCGAGCCGCGGCGCCGTCGTCAAGCGCTTCAGCGCCAAGGACGTCCGGGACATGCTCACCGTGCTGCAGACCCTGGAGGAGCTCGCAGGCAGGCTTGCCTGCGAGACCGCGACGGATGCGGAGATCGCCGAAGTGCGGGCGCTCCACGACGAAATGGTGCGCCGCTACGAGGCGGGCGACCGGATGCAATATTACAAGCTCAACCAGGACATCCACTCCGCCATCGCCCGGCTTTCGGGCAATGCTGCCCTGGCCGACATGCATGCCATGCTGCAGACGCGGCTGAAGCGCATCCGCTTCATCGGCCATGAAGGCCCGGAGAAATGGGCCGCAGCGGTCGCCGAACATCAGGAAATGATCGCCGCTCTGGAAGCGCGCGACAAAGCCAGGCTATCGGAAGTGCTGGGGCTTCATCTGACGAGGGCCTGGGAGCGGGTGCGCGACGCGGTTTAG
- a CDS encoding Pycsar system effector family protein: MESGGNLYRLDPPSEGAGPDAALGAYYDHIRKINDVFADQIKTSDQKAAYIFTFMFAFLVTSQEGRSVFAWQRYAEGSTVTMVFSAMLALASIFSIVSAILVVLPRKSATSTTLFWGAWSRHREGFMRAAGAGDQDFLFRQYAENADALAAIACGKYRCVSFAFHGLLVTVLSYICLLAVK; encoded by the coding sequence ATGGAATCAGGGGGAAATCTGTACAGGCTCGATCCTCCAAGTGAAGGAGCCGGGCCGGATGCGGCGCTGGGGGCCTATTACGACCACATCAGGAAGATCAACGACGTCTTTGCCGATCAGATAAAGACGTCCGATCAGAAGGCGGCTTATATCTTCACTTTCATGTTCGCCTTTCTGGTCACTTCGCAAGAAGGGCGGAGCGTCTTTGCCTGGCAGCGCTATGCGGAGGGCAGCACCGTCACGATGGTATTCTCGGCTATGCTGGCGCTTGCATCGATCTTCTCGATCGTTTCGGCGATCCTCGTGGTCCTGCCCAGGAAGAGCGCAACCTCGACGACGCTGTTCTGGGGCGCCTGGTCCCGTCATCGGGAAGGTTTCATGCGGGCAGCGGGGGCCGGCGATCAGGACTTTCTCTTCCGTCAATACGCCGAGAACGCAGACGCGCTCGCGGCGATCGCCTGCGGCAAATACCGCTGCGTCAGCTTCGCCTTCCACGGGCTGCTCGTAACGGTGCTTTCCTATATCTGTCTGCTGGCGGTGAAGTGA
- a CDS encoding FecR domain-containing protein, with product MRGRRTGALLAAVTLFAPLWALAEPVPRPSPAAGSVIARKSGEEVRFVDVSNWRVVDLAQDLLPGDVLRTNARGALAVLFRDHTQIRLGRNTALRVKQIGAGDTNLGLESGTIWARAERGGEGLVIDTPAAAAAIRGTDWTLTVGADGKTSLVVLEGVVELSNAYGSVTVKQGEGAVAAIGSAPAKIVIVTPKDREQMLFHLSLRNAFVWMPATPFSVPEMRRERARIEASPAASRPAEEWLTLAEIYLSLNGRDKAQAALAEAASRGLTRSQAARADLVKALIAGSSNRYEEAARLFARAERGLDPSRRTIAAYGGYFARGLADPARVEEPPRNASGRYAGMARAWTAGFREDIPAAIAVIKKAEQQYPDDPTLPAARAQLALLLDDRDELRDGVERALSIDPDDPTALEARAHYRYHIDNDLEGALADLERALKTAPGSSSIWNSLGLVQGARGDNRAAEAAFKQAIALDPLDPVSHANLAIQYMDEMRMAEAKREIDAALSVDPSFDVALVARGRYHMQNGEADKAVEDLLAGSTANPAYSNAQLLLAAAHYEKGDRIPAAQALDNADRLDPNDPVVATVRTAIAIDAYDADAAIRNAQEALRRTRAKGGDTAALGANQEQGSTLNDAFRLQGLDAWGQYYGDAVFDPFTGASYVDQAVRGSVNPFFNAYDFAANAVTNTVNTTSFSALIQGLLIEPHMLASRERTVNLLRSPFFETELGGGFIANDDHTGWVGEAAVRGFTVSPFPISVYGTFQWEEPKDVVDLGGARVERELRIIGGNGYVTASPTPDDRIVVFANYSDIEETQQFLPVPPDLEIGDESSGLISGLAWSHTFGYRNVGNAALFFRELRTGDSLSILDASGAGGTIDLETKERTYIAAVNHLYGDGDLTWRYGVEGGKVRSDSSPAVFDSSTQAVAKAYVDVLYEMTPDLKVEGALFARYIEDVNDNNIRLEPRLGIAWAPAEGHWLRAAVQRDGYNFGSATLAPVGIVGLQPNQFLIGTGGYADTLALRWDAEWNDWLFTAVDYQHQEIRDGSIAIPVTSPFFALTDFPFDKGRIDRVALTANLALGHGFGLSATMARTESEDRSAGAGGDLPFLPEYSGQVALTFVSTANIKTTVAANYVGERAEGSITHDDFWTVDAALQWEPFDKRFEVELAGFNLLDEEFEVRDGLPGWGPTVKGTVKVRF from the coding sequence ATGCGGGGAAGAAGAACGGGGGCATTGCTTGCCGCGGTGACGCTTTTTGCGCCCTTGTGGGCGCTTGCCGAGCCGGTTCCGCGCCCGTCACCCGCGGCCGGCTCCGTCATTGCCCGCAAATCCGGCGAGGAGGTGCGCTTCGTCGACGTTTCCAACTGGCGGGTCGTCGACCTCGCCCAGGACCTGCTTCCCGGCGACGTGCTGCGCACCAACGCAAGGGGCGCGCTGGCCGTCCTCTTCAGAGATCACACGCAGATAAGGCTGGGGCGCAATACCGCGCTGCGCGTCAAGCAGATCGGGGCGGGCGACACGAATCTCGGGCTGGAATCGGGTACGATCTGGGCCCGCGCCGAGCGTGGCGGCGAGGGCCTGGTCATCGATACGCCGGCCGCAGCCGCCGCCATCCGCGGTACCGACTGGACGCTGACGGTCGGCGCCGACGGAAAGACTTCGCTCGTCGTCCTCGAAGGCGTCGTCGAACTCAGCAATGCCTATGGCAGCGTGACGGTGAAGCAGGGCGAAGGCGCCGTTGCCGCGATCGGCAGCGCGCCGGCGAAGATCGTGATCGTTACGCCGAAGGACCGCGAGCAGATGCTCTTTCATCTGTCGCTCCGCAATGCCTTCGTCTGGATGCCGGCCACGCCCTTCAGCGTTCCCGAGATGCGCCGCGAGCGTGCGCGCATCGAGGCCTCGCCGGCAGCATCCCGCCCGGCCGAGGAATGGCTGACGCTTGCCGAGATTTATCTTTCCCTGAATGGCCGCGACAAGGCTCAGGCCGCGCTCGCGGAAGCCGCGAGCCGGGGCCTGACCCGCTCCCAGGCGGCACGTGCCGACCTCGTCAAGGCATTGATCGCCGGTTCTTCGAACCGCTACGAAGAGGCGGCGCGTCTGTTCGCCAGGGCCGAACGCGGCCTCGACCCGAGCCGCCGTACGATCGCGGCCTATGGCGGCTATTTTGCGCGCGGGCTCGCCGATCCTGCCCGCGTGGAGGAGCCGCCGCGCAACGCAAGCGGCCGCTATGCGGGCATGGCCCGGGCCTGGACTGCCGGCTTCCGGGAAGACATCCCCGCGGCGATCGCGGTGATCAAGAAGGCCGAGCAGCAATATCCCGACGACCCGACCCTGCCCGCGGCACGCGCGCAGCTCGCCCTCCTGCTGGATGACCGCGACGAGCTTCGCGACGGTGTCGAGCGGGCGCTATCGATCGATCCAGACGACCCGACTGCGCTCGAGGCGCGCGCCCACTACCGCTATCACATCGACAACGATCTCGAGGGCGCCCTTGCTGATCTCGAAAGGGCGCTGAAAACCGCTCCGGGCTCCTCCTCCATCTGGAATTCCCTCGGACTGGTCCAGGGCGCGCGCGGCGACAACCGTGCCGCCGAGGCTGCCTTCAAGCAGGCGATTGCGCTCGATCCGCTCGATCCCGTCTCCCACGCAAACCTCGCAATACAATACATGGACGAGATGCGGATGGCCGAGGCGAAGCGGGAGATCGACGCCGCGCTTTCCGTCGATCCCTCCTTCGACGTGGCGCTGGTGGCACGCGGCCGCTATCACATGCAGAACGGCGAGGCCGACAAGGCGGTCGAAGACCTGCTCGCCGGCTCGACGGCCAATCCGGCCTACTCGAACGCACAGCTCCTGCTCGCGGCCGCGCATTACGAGAAGGGCGACCGCATTCCGGCAGCTCAGGCGCTCGACAATGCCGACAGGCTCGACCCGAACGATCCCGTCGTCGCGACGGTCAGAACCGCGATCGCGATCGACGCCTACGACGCCGACGCGGCCATTCGCAACGCTCAGGAAGCCCTGCGCCGCACCCGCGCCAAGGGCGGCGACACGGCGGCACTCGGCGCCAACCAGGAACAAGGATCGACGCTCAACGACGCCTTCCGCCTGCAGGGTTTGGATGCCTGGGGCCAATATTACGGCGACGCCGTCTTCGATCCCTTCACCGGTGCCAGCTATGTCGACCAGGCGGTCCGCGGCAGCGTCAATCCCTTCTTCAACGCCTACGATTTCGCCGCCAACGCCGTCACGAACACGGTCAATACCACGAGCTTTTCCGCTCTCATCCAGGGGCTTCTGATCGAACCGCATATGCTCGCCAGCCGCGAGCGAACGGTCAACCTGCTGCGTTCGCCCTTTTTCGAGACGGAGCTCGGCGGCGGGTTCATCGCCAATGACGATCATACCGGATGGGTCGGGGAAGCGGCCGTTCGCGGATTTACCGTCTCGCCGTTCCCGATCAGCGTCTACGGGACGTTCCAGTGGGAGGAGCCGAAGGATGTGGTCGATCTCGGAGGCGCCCGAGTGGAACGAGAGCTGCGGATAATCGGAGGCAACGGCTACGTTACGGCCAGTCCGACGCCCGATGACCGCATTGTAGTCTTCGCGAACTATTCCGATATCGAGGAGACACAGCAATTTCTGCCTGTTCCGCCTGACCTTGAGATAGGGGACGAGTCTTCCGGCCTCATTTCCGGGCTCGCATGGAGCCATACATTCGGATACCGCAACGTCGGAAACGCCGCGTTGTTTTTCAGGGAACTCCGCACCGGTGATAGCCTATCCATTCTGGATGCCAGCGGCGCTGGAGGGACCATCGATCTTGAAACGAAGGAGCGGACCTATATCGCTGCAGTGAACCACTTGTATGGAGATGGGGACCTGACGTGGCGCTATGGCGTTGAGGGCGGGAAGGTCCGGTCGGACAGTTCACCGGCCGTCTTCGACTCGTCCACGCAAGCGGTGGCGAAAGCCTATGTTGATGTCCTCTATGAAATGACCCCGGACCTCAAAGTCGAAGGCGCCCTGTTCGCCCGTTACATAGAGGACGTCAACGACAACAATATCCGGCTTGAGCCGAGACTCGGGATCGCCTGGGCACCGGCCGAGGGCCATTGGCTGCGCGCCGCCGTTCAGCGCGACGGCTATAATTTCGGCTCTGCCACGCTTGCGCCAGTCGGCATCGTCGGACTGCAGCCCAACCAGTTCCTGATCGGCACGGGCGGCTATGCCGACACGCTGGCCTTGCGCTGGGATGCCGAGTGGAACGACTGGCTCTTTACAGCCGTCGACTACCAGCACCAGGAAATCCGCGACGGTTCAATTGCCATCCCGGTCACCAGCCCCTTCTTCGCACTGACGGATTTCCCTTTCGACAAGGGCCGCATCGACCGCGTGGCATTAACCGCAAACCTCGCGCTCGGTCACGGATTCGGCCTATCGGCGACGATGGCCCGCACGGAAAGCGAGGACCGGTCGGCAGGCGCCGGCGGCGATCTGCCCTTCCTGCCGGAATATTCGGGCCAAGTGGCACTCACCTTTGTCAGCACAGCCAACATCAAAACGACCGTCGCCGCCAACTACGTAGGCGAGCGAGCGGAGGGTTCGATAACCCACGACGACTTCTGGACGGTCGACGCCGCTCTCCAATGGGAGCCCTTCGACAAGCGGTTCGAAGTCGAACTCGCCGGCTTCAACCTTCTGGACGAGGAGTTCGAGGTGCGCGACGGGCTGCCCGGCTGGGGTCCCACGGTCAAGGGCACCGTCAAAGTGCGGTTCTGA